In the Armatimonadota bacterium genome, GGAGAACACCGGCTCGTCCTGCACCACGAGCGGTGCCCGGGTGGCGTCATGCACGCGCCGGTAGAACTCGCGGACCGCGTCCAGGCTGCGCAGGTTGACCGGTGGCGCCACCATGAGTGCGGTCGCGCCCAGCGCCTCGGCCTCCTGACCGTACCGGATGGCCAGGTCGGTGGCCGGCGCCGACGCCCCCGCCACGACGGGCACACGTCCCGCGGTCCGACGGACCACGGTGGCCACCACCTGCCGCCGCTCCTCTTCCCCCAACTTGTGCGCCTCGCCGAGGATGCCGAGGATCGTCAGGCCGTGGACGCCGGCAGCCAGTTCGAACTCCACGACGCGCTCCAGGCTGGTCAGGTCGAGCCGGCCGTCGTCGGTAAACGGTGTCGGGAGGATGGCGTAGACGCCCGGGGGCAGGGTCATCGCAGAACTCCTGGCGGTGGATTCGAGCCAGAGGAGAACTCAGGCTCCTTCGGGTATTACGCAACGGACCCCGGCGCCCCTGCTGCCGGTTGCCGTCGCCGTGCGCGATCGTATGCCCATGACCACGACGACACCGACGATCCGTCCCGAGCGCCTGCGCGCCCGCCTGGAAGCCCTGGCCAGGGTGGGCGCCGACCCCGAGGGCGGCGTCAGCCGCTTTCCGTACAGTCAGGCCCACGCTGACGCCGTGCGGCTGGTGGCGGGCTGGATGCGCGAGGCCGGCCTGGCGGCGGGTTGCGACCCCCACGGCAACGTCGTGGGTACCCGGGGAGGGCGCAGCGGCTGGCCTGCGATCCTGCTGGCCTCGCACCTGGACAGCGTCCCGCAGGGCGGCATCTTCGATGGCGCGCTCGGGGTCGTTGCCGGCGTCGAGGTGGCCCAGGCGCTGCACGAGGCCGGCCGGGCGCTAGGGCACGGGCTGGCGGTGCTGGGCTTCGCCGACGAGGAAGGCCACTGGTTCGGCGTGGGCACCCTCGCGTCCCGGTGCCTGGTGGGGGACGTGCCGCCGGGGGGCTTCGAGACGCTGCAGGGACGCGACGGCCGCACGCTGGCTGCCGCGCGCGCCGCGTTCGCGCACGGGCTGCCGACCGCGCACGTGCCGTCCGCGGTCGGCGCGTACCTCGAACTGCACGTCGAGCAAGGTCCGGTGCTGGCCGCCAGTGGTCGCCGTGTGGCCGCCGTGAGCGCCATCACGGGGATCGCGCGCACGCGGGTGGCGTTCGACGGCGAGGCCAATCACGCGGGAACCACGCCGATGCGCGGCCGACGCGACGCGTTGGTCGGCGCCGCCGGGGTCGTGCTGGCCGTGCGCGCGCTGGCCGAGGCGGCGGGCGCGCCGACCGTGGGCACGGTGGGCGCGCTGCGCGTGCACCCTGGTGCCGCCAACATCGTCCCCGGCCGCGCCGAGTTCACGGTGGAGGTCCGCACGCCCGACGGCGCGCGCCTGCGCCGACTGTGCGAGGACATCGAGGAAGAAGTCCGCACCGCGGCAGGGCGTGAGGGCCTGACGATGCAGATGGCCCCGTGGGACCT is a window encoding:
- a CDS encoding Zn-dependent hydrolase — translated: MTTTTPTIRPERLRARLEALARVGADPEGGVSRFPYSQAHADAVRLVAGWMREAGLAAGCDPHGNVVGTRGGRSGWPAILLASHLDSVPQGGIFDGALGVVAGVEVAQALHEAGRALGHGLAVLGFADEEGHWFGVGTLASRCLVGDVPPGGFETLQGRDGRTLAAARAAFAHGLPTAHVPSAVGAYLELHVEQGPVLAASGRRVAAVSAITGIARTRVAFDGEANHAGTTPMRGRRDALVGAAGVVLAVRALAEAAGAPTVGTVGALRVHPGAANIVPGRAEFTVEVRTPDGARLRRLCEDIEEEVRTAAGREGLTMQMAPWDLRDPVPMAPEVRGVIEEAIAALGHEPFAMPSGAGHDAMILAPHMPAGMIFVASQGGISHSPREWTTWEDAALGAEVLLRTVLLLDERGPLPARTLPAHGRPTAPP